Proteins found in one Lactiplantibacillus paraplantarum genomic segment:
- a CDS encoding acetyl-CoA carboxylase — protein sequence MNKDLDIITSRLALLFKPTSRTRYWLVIANDPYDYTYNVFFNSQRANERLRSMPLHKLTNYNLNDLENLLKALRQQTKLTIEFIGFTGQVWPQSQKIIQKRRQGLE from the coding sequence ATGAATAAAGATTTAGATATTATCACGAGTCGCTTAGCCTTGTTGTTTAAACCGACTAGTCGAACCCGTTATTGGCTAGTAATTGCCAATGACCCGTACGATTACACTTACAACGTATTCTTCAACAGCCAGCGAGCTAATGAACGACTACGGTCAATGCCTTTACACAAACTCACTAATTATAATCTCAATGACTTAGAAAACTTACTAAAAGCGTTGCGGCAACAGACTAAATTAACGATTGAATTTATTGGCTTTACGGGTCAAGTTTGGCCGCAAAGTCAAAAAATTATTCAAAAGAGGCGGCAGGGGCTTGAATGA